A single window of Priestia filamentosa DNA harbors:
- the cls gene encoding cardiolipin synthase, whose product MKKIRQFLFFLGMTVSFIVVVVTNYSLNTKIVFGLIYIIIVLSICGGIMLENRSPYKTLLWMYAIIFFPLVGYVFFIYSGQLEVKGHLFKKKREKHIEMMKKMIHCRPSELSQGFNEKEKSFADLVETLSQHPLSCYSQTEVLKNGDETFPAIQEELRKAREYIHLGYYTLRDDKVGMSIIDILCEKAKNGCEVLVYHDFIGSSLSRKTIKKMRECGVRVHGFLPLRRSFFNQKLNFRNHRKIIVIDGKVGFVGGMNIGDEYIGEGKRFSFWRDTHLKVKGEVVQTLQAAFLSDWFYITGEELPFSKYKAKELQNGDGGIQVVTSGPDSSQSVMSDLYHAMVTSAKESIIIATPYFVPNKDIRTALKIAAARGVDIKIMVPRKNDGFLTQYGTNSYFGEMLNENINIYQYEKGFMHHKILIVDDKIASVGTANVDIRSLQLNFEINVFLLHSKTIQQLIHNFYEDIKDSHKVEKQAYRHRSLLERLKESFARLFSPVL is encoded by the coding sequence TGCTTGAAAATCGTTCTCCTTACAAAACGCTCCTTTGGATGTATGCTATTATCTTTTTCCCTCTTGTTGGATATGTTTTTTTCATTTATTCTGGACAGCTTGAAGTAAAAGGGCATTTGTTTAAAAAAAAGCGAGAAAAACATATTGAGATGATGAAGAAAATGATTCACTGCAGACCGTCTGAGCTATCACAAGGATTCAATGAAAAAGAAAAATCGTTTGCAGATTTAGTGGAAACGCTAAGTCAACACCCTCTAAGCTGCTACTCTCAAACAGAAGTGTTGAAAAATGGAGATGAGACTTTTCCAGCTATTCAAGAAGAGCTAAGAAAAGCTCGAGAGTATATTCACCTTGGATACTATACGTTAAGAGATGACAAAGTTGGGATGAGTATTATCGACATTCTTTGTGAAAAAGCTAAAAACGGGTGTGAAGTTCTTGTTTATCACGATTTTATCGGCAGTTCTCTTTCAAGGAAGACGATTAAAAAAATGAGAGAATGTGGTGTGCGTGTACATGGCTTCTTGCCGCTTCGTCGAAGTTTTTTTAACCAAAAGCTCAATTTTCGAAATCATCGTAAAATCATTGTAATTGACGGGAAAGTAGGATTTGTAGGTGGAATGAATATTGGGGATGAATATATAGGAGAAGGGAAGAGATTTTCATTTTGGCGTGATACCCATCTGAAAGTAAAAGGAGAGGTTGTGCAAACTCTTCAAGCTGCTTTTTTATCAGATTGGTTTTATATAACAGGGGAAGAGCTTCCGTTTTCTAAGTATAAAGCAAAAGAATTACAAAACGGGGATGGTGGCATACAAGTTGTAACAAGCGGTCCTGATTCAAGTCAAAGCGTAATGAGTGATTTGTATCATGCAATGGTAACATCAGCAAAGGAATCTATTATTATTGCAACTCCATATTTTGTTCCAAACAAAGATATTCGTACGGCACTGAAAATTGCAGCTGCTCGTGGAGTAGATATTAAAATTATGGTACCGCGTAAAAATGATGGTTTTTTAACTCAGTATGGAACAAACTCTTATTTTGGAGAGATGTTAAACGAAAATATAAATATATATCAATATGAAAAAGGATTTATGCATCATAAAATTCTTATTGTTGATGACAAAATTGCCTCTGTTGGCACAGCAAATGTAGATATTAGAAGTCTTCAGCTTAATTTTGAAATCAACGTATTTTTACTTCATAGTAAAACAATTCAACAGCTTATTCATAATTTTTATGAGGATATAAAGGATAGCCATAAAGTAGAAAAACAAGCGTATAGACATCGCTCTTTGTTGGAACGATTGAAGGAATCATTTGCTCGTTTGTTTTCTCCAGTATTATAA